The proteins below come from a single Prolixibacter sp. NT017 genomic window:
- a CDS encoding ankyrin repeat domain-containing protein, whose product MNTLKMNSSKMLVNFSLVLLLLLNACASSGGNNNTKAASITEKPKTDIQTAILSGNLEVVKQHIEAGTDINMKDPMSGSTPLIMAATFGKTAIAKALIDAHANLDIQNNEGSTALHAAAFFCRIEIVQMLMDAGADKNIQNNHGATPRQSVIGPFAQMKPIYETIGQQLKPLGLQLDLKEVEMSRPVIAMMLQ is encoded by the coding sequence ATGAACACACTAAAAATGAATTCTTCAAAAATGTTGGTCAACTTTTCACTCGTACTCCTTCTATTACTAAATGCATGTGCATCATCGGGTGGAAACAATAACACGAAAGCGGCGTCAATAACCGAGAAGCCCAAAACCGACATTCAAACCGCCATCTTATCCGGCAACCTCGAGGTGGTGAAACAACACATTGAAGCAGGAACCGATATCAATATGAAGGATCCCATGAGTGGTTCAACGCCTTTAATTATGGCCGCGACTTTTGGAAAAACAGCTATTGCCAAAGCGTTAATTGATGCACATGCGAACCTCGACATTCAGAATAACGAAGGTTCGACCGCCTTGCATGCTGCCGCATTCTTTTGCCGCATTGAAATAGTGCAGATGCTTATGGATGCCGGTGCTGATAAAAACATCCAAAACAATCATGGAGCAACTCCCCGGCAATCGGTTATTGGTCCCTTTGCTCAAATGAAGCCCATCTATGAAACGATCGGGCAACAATTGAAGCCGCTCGGGCTACAGCTTGACTTGAAAGAGGTAGAAATGTCCCGTCCTGTCATAGCAATGATGCTGCAATAG
- a CDS encoding helix-turn-helix domain-containing protein: MKTECISDYVKLKEKVYPCTVSLTMDLVGGKWKAVILYHLKDSAKRYNELRKEMPSITEMTLSLQLKQLEKDGLVSRKVYGKKPPIKVVYSLTDFGKSFVPVLEAITAWGNQIVSEKGEFVCDSP, from the coding sequence ATGAAAACAGAATGTATCTCTGATTATGTGAAGTTAAAAGAGAAGGTTTATCCTTGCACCGTAAGCCTCACCATGGATTTGGTCGGGGGAAAATGGAAGGCAGTCATACTTTACCATTTGAAAGACAGTGCAAAAAGATATAATGAACTTCGTAAGGAAATGCCCTCCATTACCGAAATGACTTTGAGTTTACAATTAAAGCAATTAGAAAAAGACGGCTTGGTGTCAAGAAAAGTGTATGGAAAAAAACCACCGATAAAAGTCGTTTACAGTTTAACCGATTTCGGAAAAAGCTTTGTTCCGGTTTTGGAAGCGATCACAGCATGGGGCAACCAGATAGTGAGCGAAAAAGGCGAATTTGTATGCGATTCGCCTTAA
- a CDS encoding NAD(P)H-dependent oxidoreductase, which produces MALIILGHPNFKSSFANKTIIEELQKSSMDIEVRNIAALYPDYNIDAKSEQKALLEHRTVVFQYPFYWYNMPAILKHWFDIVFEYQFAYGSKGDKLKGKNFVPSFTVGAPEQGYQTLAEHHFRVYEFCKNLEQTAYYAQMNYIDPIYFHGTSLAAGYSPDDVKNKAENHAKRLIARLSELN; this is translated from the coding sequence ATGGCATTGATTATTTTAGGACATCCAAACTTTAAAAGTTCTTTTGCGAACAAAACCATTATCGAAGAATTGCAGAAAAGCAGCATGGATATTGAAGTTAGAAACATAGCAGCTCTGTATCCTGACTACAACATTGACGCAAAATCAGAACAAAAAGCGCTTCTGGAACATAGGACAGTTGTATTCCAATACCCCTTTTATTGGTACAACATGCCTGCCATCCTAAAACACTGGTTTGATATCGTGTTTGAATACCAGTTTGCATACGGCTCTAAAGGTGATAAGCTGAAAGGGAAAAATTTTGTGCCAAGTTTCACAGTTGGAGCTCCCGAACAAGGTTATCAAACTTTAGCAGAACATCATTTCCGTGTGTATGAGTTTTGTAAAAATCTGGAGCAAACAGCTTACTATGCACAAATGAATTACATTGACCCAATTTATTTTCACGGGACTTCTTTAGCAGCGGGTTATAGTCCTGATGACGTAAAGAATAAGGCAGAAAACCACGCAAAAAGGCTGATAGCACGGTTGTCTGAATTGAACTAA
- a CDS encoding serine hydrolase has translation MFFVPWILVRAWIRPLPDTIQEQLNEGIQYGFDGMIVYVDEAGKPPAFYAAGWKNREKKIPADPHALFKIASVGKLYDAVAITKLVHAGRLSLDSTLACYMPELVGRIQYANEITLRMMVEHRSGIPNFTATPNFWTNPPKTSEEALKRVLDLPADFKPGKDYEYCNTNYLLLGEIIQKVTGKSKFQYIKENILDPLGLKHTFGSIHDVNMNDLMSGYYVGIEQDIKDADYGSMVATAQDVGIFLRALNDGSVFKDKKEQDIYSSIYRYNHTGLVPGYQTIAKYFKDIDTVVIQFNNTTNFDGYDWNLAEIIYNRVVKIIRRQRKS, from the coding sequence ATGTTTTTTGTACCCTGGATTTTGGTCAGAGCCTGGATAAGACCGCTGCCCGACACCATTCAGGAACAGCTTAATGAGGGCATTCAATATGGATTTGACGGCATGATTGTGTATGTGGACGAGGCAGGCAAACCACCGGCATTTTATGCTGCCGGCTGGAAGAACAGGGAAAAAAAGATTCCAGCCGACCCTCATGCCCTGTTTAAGATTGCCAGCGTGGGGAAGTTATATGATGCGGTTGCTATCACCAAATTAGTGCATGCCGGCCGTTTGTCGTTGGATAGTACACTGGCCTGTTACATGCCCGAACTGGTGGGCCGAATTCAATATGCCAATGAAATTACCCTGAGAATGATGGTGGAGCACCGAAGCGGCATTCCCAATTTTACTGCCACTCCAAATTTTTGGACCAACCCACCCAAAACCAGTGAAGAAGCGCTGAAACGGGTACTCGATTTGCCGGCTGACTTTAAACCGGGAAAAGACTATGAATATTGCAACACCAATTATCTGTTGCTAGGTGAAATCATTCAAAAGGTGACGGGGAAGAGCAAATTTCAGTACATCAAGGAGAATATTCTGGACCCGCTTGGATTAAAACATACCTTCGGTTCGATTCACGATGTGAACATGAACGATTTGATGAGCGGCTATTATGTCGGCATCGAGCAGGATATAAAGGATGCCGATTATGGCTCCATGGTAGCTACTGCACAGGATGTGGGGATATTCTTACGGGCATTAAACGATGGCTCTGTATTTAAAGATAAAAAGGAGCAGGACATCTATTCCTCCATTTATCGTTACAACCATACTGGCCTGGTTCCCGGCTATCAAACGATTGCAAAATACTTCAAAGACATCGACACGGTGGTCATTCAATTCAATAATACCACTAACTTTGATGGATATGACTGGAATTTGGCGGAAATCATATACAACCGCGTAGTCAAAATTATCAGAAGACAAAGAAAATCGTAA